The Musa acuminata AAA Group cultivar baxijiao chromosome BXJ2-5, Cavendish_Baxijiao_AAA, whole genome shotgun sequence genomic interval TTGTATTTCATGTAAATTCCATAGTTTTTCTCGATCCAACGTCTTCTATGTGTGTCTGGAGATAGTTGTTTCATTACTTTTCGGCTAGATTTCTTTGGATTCCGGTTTTCTTGTTTCGCCACCGGCATTTTTTTGCTCCAGATTTGATGTCTATGGTGCTTTCTTAGGGTTTCGGAACAGTTAGGGTTTTGAAGCGAGATCTAAGCCGGAATTTAGTGGTTTCGGCTGTTGATCTTCCCAATTTGGTTAGCTGTGCGGAGATATTTGCTTTATGTGATGCTTTGAGAGAGAAATAAGATGGCTTGACAAGAGaaacaaaggaaaagaagaacCAGCGGGAAAAAGAAACATACTAGAGTACGGTGAGGTAGAGGGAGACGTTGGACCATGGGAGGCAGTGAAACAGATTGCAAGGGGGCGAAGACTTCAGCCACGCAGGTACTGCATTCCAGTCATACATTTGCTGATAGGGTTGATTTTGACTGTTTAATGTGAATATGAGTTCCCGTAATATCTGTTTGTTCTGGTTTTTCTCATCCCAGGAACAGCCACCGGCCGCAAGCTCCAGCCCTGGCGCTGCAGTCTATCCTGACTGGTCTGGATTTCAGGTTATAACTGGAAATTTCTCGCATCATAGATTTGTGACATTTGAGAACTTCCCAAAAGATCTACGAATTTACTGAAAAACTTGTCTTCAGATGTTATCATGACCTTAAAATTTTTATCTGGCTCAAATAGGCATATTCACCGGTGCTTCCACATGGCTTCTTCCATTCTCCCGTGGTGTCAAGTCCTCAGTCTCATCCTTATATGTGGGGAGCTCAGGTGCcttttctgatatatatatatatatatatatatatatatatatatatatatattctccttTTTTCCAGTCCTCAATTCTCAGATGCAATGGAGTCCTAGCAGCTGGATTAATCATTTTTGTGTCAATGTACGAGGAGTTCAAATATGGAGGGACATAATCTGAATTTGGAAACTCTGCATGTGATAAAATGATTCTTCTGTCCAACTTTTGTTCATTCCATACAAGGCCAGATATGTCATGGAAGAGAAGAGTTCATTGTGACATGCCATGAATGGCTTGATGAAACAATGATGATGCACATGTAGATATAAACCATCTAGCTTGGAGATAGCTTACTCGTTCAGAGAAGGGACAATTAATCCCCATCAAATATTACAATTTCCTTTGTGTTGATCCCATCACTGGCATTAGTCTATGTGCCAACAGATTATTAGTACAAATTATATTATAGCATGAGACAAGATATTCATAGTTATTGTGTTTGTAGAGAATTTCTTTCGTCTAGGTTGCTTGTACATTGACTAAAGAACCTTGAGAATTTATAGAGAATTATTTATGTTTATAAGGACTAATGATATTCATAATTATTATAACATGAGAAATTTTCTTGTGTTAGGTTGTTAGCCTGAGTGTAAATCTAAAGAACCTAAAGTGGAAAAAATGGAAATGAGTGAATATAAAAGGAGGATAGTGGTATAAATTCGCATGAAAGTTAGTTTCTCATGTTGTTGTATCGCATTTATGATACTTCGGTGAAATGTATTTATAATCATTCTTTTCCCTTTGCAGCACCTTATGCCACATTATGGAACACCACCACCTCCATATGTTATGTATCCTCATGGGATATATGCACATCCATCCATGCCACCGGTACGTCTTGTTACAACACAACTAAACCAAGATTTATTcctttgaaattcatgacttgtTTTCTCCAGTGCAATGCAAGGTTCCACTAACTACTTTTCTGCTGCAATATGTGAGTAGGGTTCTCACCCGTTTAGTCCTTATGCTATGACACCTCCAAATGGCAATGCTGAAGCTTGTGTGAGTTGCCTGCTAACCCACAATGTCAAATCTATTCTTGTCCAGCAGTGGGTACAACTGTAGCAAAATCATGAGCCACATGCTTTTGCATCTCACAGGGGAGTGTTCCTGCAAGCACAGGAGGAGATGCAAAATCATCTGAGGGTAAGGAAAGGAATCCAATTCAAAGATCAAAGGGAAGTCTTGGGAGTTTGAATATGATAACAGGAAAGAACAACAATGAGCTAGATAAAGGAGCAGCTAATGGAGTCTTCTCAAGAAGGTTGACTTAATGTCATGGTTTTTGTTTATCATGATCACGAGGCTCTGCTTTCATCTAACCCTTTTGAGCCTTCGCTTTAAATATTCTTATCATTGATGTGAAGCTATTGTATCCAGTGGTGATAGTGAAAGTGAAGGTTCAAGTGAAGGAAGTGATACAAACTCTCATAATGTGAGTCATCTTTCCTTTATTGCTTTCCTGATTGTTTGTGGAAAACATCTTAAAGTTTCATGTTAGTAGTAGAGCATCTATTAGCTGTTACCTCATAACAAGTAACCTTGGTTGTATTAGAAATTCTATGGCCGATAATGTTGTGTTTCCCAAATAAACTTGCATAACAAATTTAACTAGTGGCTTGCTGTTGCGTTGATATTGAAGCATCAAACTCCTGGAACTCCAGAATGCTGAAAGGTGTTTGAAAAAGCTACTAGTTTGAGAAACAATAATAATTAACTTAACGacttttttaatctatttttaatAGTCAAGATTAATACTTACATAGTGAACTTCATATATTTTACATGTATCCTCGAGTTATGCTCATTTTATGACATCCTCTGAGGTCAAGTGTTAATTGGTGGGGTTTAAAATATACTTTTAAGGACCTTAATTTTTCACTTCAACTATTAGTAATAGATTCTTGGTTATGATATAATGTGCATCTATTTCATTAAATATATCACATTTGTATGtgcaattattgtttttggaGTTCCATACCTAGTTTAATGTGGTCATATGTGGATTTAATCTATTTACAAAGGATATTGGCCATTGGGAATTTGAGCAACATTTGTGGTTTATATTTATTTGGAGCACAAATGTTTTCCATATATGCCATTTTAGGCCTTCAAAATGTTATACTCACCATTGCAATATTTCAAGATACGTATCTACCAACGTTTATACTTTAAATTTTCTGTTAATGAATGTTAGTGATGATCTAACTTAGGTTGGTTTAGAACCCATATTATATATAAATCAAGTATTTCAAAGGTAAAACTAACATTAATTACTATATTTTTCGTGGAGATGACAAATGTAACGATAGATATATATAAAAGTTCAAAaagaattaaatatataaatatacattgcATATATGTTAACCATGATTAGATTAATGATATAGACAAAACCTAACAGAATGTCATATATGACCAGATATTAATTTTCAGATGATATATATGCATTTTCAAAGAATGGGATATCTAATGCGGTTTTTTGGAAGTTTAGTGGATGTATATATAAAAACCCTTTCTGAACTTAGTCTTTGCTTCATCATCAGGACCTTTGCAATAAGGCCAGGCTATTCATGAAGATGCAGTCTAATGTAATTTTAGTTTGTTGATAAGTATGATGGGGGAGGACAAAACATTAAAAGAAATCTCATATGTTGTGACCTAGGAGTAATATACTTGCTTCCAAAGCAGATCTAGCATCTTCACCGATGGATGGAAAACTAAGATGCATTGAAGCTAATGCGCTTATTATCAGGATATTTAGTTTACTGTTTTTGTTAAGTCTGACTAATTTtgtccaaaaaaaattattttctgacTGTCCATCTTctttttgcttttcaatttttttccaGCTTCCATCTTAATCTTGAACTATTAACTATATTCTCAAGCATGCATGTAGTGTTGAAACGCCGACAGTTGATATAGTTGTGGAAGTGCTCTGTTTGTAATGGCTTTAGAAAAGTCGCTTTTACATGTAATATTAGTACTCCTTACTTTGTTGTTTGCAATTATCTTTGAGTAGATCAAATATTAATGTTGTGTAAAATTGTATAGGACTCAGAACCAAAGACAGGTGATGGACAGGGCCCTTTGGATGGTAGGCATTATATATTTTGTGCCTAGTCAAATTGATGAACTTGACGTCCATGACATTATTTCCATGTGTTATTGCAGAGACATCCCTGAATGGCACAAGTGGTGTCATCACTGCACCATCACATCAAATGGTGCCAATAATGCCTATGCTAGCAGCTGGAGTACCTGCAGCAGTTGCTGGTCCGACTACTAACTTGAATATAGGAATGGACTACTGGGTTGCACCAACGCCATCTGTTATCCCTCCAGTGCGTGGGAAGGTTCCTGCAACAACAAATGCAGGAGCAACAATTCCTGGCACACTGGTTGGATCCAGCGAAAAGGTTCCGTCAGAGATTTGGCTACAGGTTTTGTCTCAGCTTTAGGCCTAGTTATTTGAATTATTTGTACTGATCATCAGTCTGTCGCCATAGAAGTCTTTAACTAATTgtatgatcataatatatattaggGTCAAATTAATATGTGCCTTGAGTCTTCACGGTTGTCATGCCCATTTTATGGTGAAGGATCCTCACAAGTGCTTTGAAAATGCATGGCAAAGATTAAGATACTGGTACTTGGTCTATACTTCTTCCATGTGTGCTAGATATTCTGGCATTTATTGGAAAATTACATGAATATCTGGGTACTCAGAGGATAATTGAATGTCGCCTGTGAACAATTGGGCCTTCAGAGCTTTGTCATTAGAATATCATCTTAATTGGCACCGGTACTGGCCAACTCTTACGTTCTAGTCCGTGTTACTTCTCTTATTTCCAAACTTGATAAACTTTTGTTACTTATAAATGCTTCGTGCATATCAATGCGcagaataatttattatttttgcgTATAGCATTCATCACATTCCATTAGGTTTCAGCTACAGATGTTTCTTTGATAGCATTCATCACATTAGGTTTCAGCTACAGTCATATAGGTGTCCTGTATCCCTGCATAATATTCAAGTTCCTTTTAAACTGCTCTTTGGACAATCTACTGCTCCCAGGTAGGTTATATATCTGAGTCTGCTGTCTGAAAATGACAATCAGTGGCAGGTTGGCAATGACTTCTCATTCTTTGATTAAACAACAAATTTTAGTAAGTGCTCTTCCTGGCGTGGTTTTCAGTGAAGTTTGAACCTTTTTATTAGGTCCTTCAAGTTAGTGTCATATTTCTCACTGAAGCCAGTGACGCTACAGTTTTGTTTCTGTGTCCCTTTATTCTATCTTATCTGCATCACACTACACTGTAATCTGGAAATGGCTTTTCAGTGTTCTTTGTTGTTTGACTGTATGGTCCTTGATGAGTTCAGGATGAAAGAGAACTCAAAAGACAGAGAAGAAAGCAGTCAAACAGGGAATCCGCACGTCGATCTAGGTTGCGCAAGCAGGTACAATGCATCTAGTGAAAATAGGACTGTTTTTAAAGGACATTTCATAGGTAATTGTCAATGGCTTTGAGTTGCTACTTCCAGGCAGAGTATGAAGAATTGGCTCAACGTGTTGAGGTTCTCAAGGAGGAGAACACTGCCCTTAGAGCAGAAGTAGACCGGATCAAGAAAGAATATGACGAACTTCTCAGTCAAAATACCGCTCTTCAGGTATCAAATTTCATCTTCATTTGCAGCCTGTTGTTCTGTCTGCAATATGCAAGCTGCAGAACTGATGCTGCATCTTGGCAGAAGAAAATCGAAGAAAATACAAAAGAAGATGCAATAGTAGAGATGAACCGCCAACAAGCCGAGGACAAGAACTTGGATTCTGATCCACAAGCAGGACAATTAGACGGCAAGCATAGTGGTCACTAAGTTTGCAACTGCTTTGTACCATTTCCTCCAGCCTAACCTGACCAAACCATGGCAGTGCCCCTACACAAGAACTAATGCAGTCGCTTATTTCTTAGTACCATGTTGTCTATACTATCTCAACATGGTTTTTTACTTCATTGTCTTGACTAATCTTTTAGCAGTCAAGCCAAGCAGCGCGACAGTGCTGGAATCAGTTGTCTCGTTATTTAGAGCAAGGCTAGCAAAGATTAAATGAtattgtcattattgatcgatgtgTAATTGGAGCATTATGTAGTTAACAGTGTTTTCCCACAGCACGCCTACAGCATTGAGCTCAAGAACCACACCATCAACTATGTATTGTCCTAATTGGACAGAACTCTAATGAAGCTTGTGTGTACTTACTTTCGGTGGCTTTTCTGCAAATACATTTTTTATACTTTGAATGAAACATTACGAAGATTTATACTATGGAAATGTCGACAATGAAATTGGAAGCAGTTTGCTCTTAAAGTTGATATCAAGATGATGGTGACATCCTTCATTGAGTTATTTAAGCTTTTCTCTTGCGGGAGTTGCTGTGGCGTGGACATTTCGCAGTCACTGTGCAGGATGGTGAGCTTCGGCATCATCTGGTCATCGGTTCCATTTTTCGTTTCGTCTTTTCAGGATTATTATATGCAAAGCTTTCTTCAGCATTGATTTTTGAGGTCCCTAAGAGCCACCTGCAGCTGCAGAGGATGGAGGGTGTCATTCTTTTGTCTGGTCTCTATCTTCGAATCGTCATATTCTTGCGATTGCTGCAGAAGAAACGTGGCGAGGACCCATGATTCGAGGTGCAGGTGGCGTTCGGCGTGATGAGGACGGCGAGCAAAGTGAAGCTGCGTCACCTCCGTCTCCAATGGCGAGCCGACAGCGACCGCTGCTTGTTTCCCCGTCTCTTTCGTGGTGACTCGGAACCGAACCGACCTTGGGCGGCTGTGACGTACTAGCCTCGGCCTCGGTTCTTCCTGATGCCCGTGACCGGCGCCTGCCGTCGTGCAGGGCCCCACTAGCTTAGTCGTCGCGAATTAACCCCACCACCACTCACCACCGTTGCTCCTCTCGATATTTTAATAACAGCGGAATGGATTGAAACGTTGTACATCGATATTTTTATAGGTATAAAAGTATTGAATATTGATAAATTTATTAGACTGATATGTTTTTGAGATAAGTAACATAGAATATATTTTAACCATGAACTTAGACTATTGAAAGATTAATTATCGAGCAAAAAATCGAACATTGCATAAAAAAATTATCGTATCGAAAAATGAACATCGAGTCAAAAGATTGATCGACGTGTCAGAGATCAGACTTCGTACTATAGGCTTGGGCATTGTACCAAAAGGATCGAATATTATGTCGAAAAATTAGTCATCATAGAAAAATTGGTATATCGATCAAATTAATGATATACCGAAGGAAAGACAATATGCCATAGGTTCAAACAAGATATCGAAAGATCAAACGATATACTGCCTGTTAGAAGGCCAAATTGGTGGCCTAAGCAAGCCTGAGTAGTGGTATCACAAGGCTCAAGTGATACTactgttatggtaaataactttttaagccgtggcctcggggtcgtcgcggctcggttcgggggtccggatgtc includes:
- the LOC103984914 gene encoding bZIP transcription factor 1-B isoform X3, which codes for MGGSETDCKGAKTSATQPPAASSSPGAAVYPDWSGFQAYSPVLPHGFFHSPVVSSPQSHPYMWGAQHLMPHYGTPPPPYVMYPHGIYAHPSMPPGSHPFSPYAMTPPNGNAEACGSVPASTGGDAKSSEGKERNPIQRSKGSLGSLNMITGKNNNELDKGAANGVFSRSGDSESEGSSEGSDTNSHNDSEPKTGDGQGPLDETSLNGTSGVITAPSHQMVPIMPMLAAGVPAAVAGPTTNLNIGMDYWVAPTPSVIPPVRGKVPATTNAGATIPGTLVGSSEKVPSEIWLQDERELKRQRRKQSNRESARRSRLRKQAEYEELAQRVEVLKEENTALRAEVDRIKKEYDELLSQNTALQKKIEENTKEDAIVEMNRQQAEDKNLDSDPQAGQLDGKHSGH
- the LOC103984914 gene encoding bZIP transcription factor 1-B isoform X2; the protein is MGGSETDCKGAKTSATQEQPPAASSSPGAAVYPDWSGFQAYSPVLPHGFFHSPVVSSPQSHPYMWGAQHLMPHYGTPPPPYVMYPHGIYAHPSMPPGSHPFSPYAMTPPNGNAEACGSVPASTGGDAKSSEGKERNPIQRSKGSLGSLNMITGKNNNELDKGAANGVFSRSGDSESEGSSEGSDTNSHNDSEPKTGDGQGPLDETSLNGTSGVITAPSHQMVPIMPMLAAGVPAAVAGPTTNLNIGMDYWVAPTPSVIPPVRGKVPATTNAGATIPGTLVGSSEKVPSEIWLQDERELKRQRRKQSNRESARRSRLRKQAEYEELAQRVEVLKEENTALRAEVDRIKKEYDELLSQNTALQKIEENTKEDAIVEMNRQQAEDKNLDSDPQAGQLDGKHSGH
- the LOC103984914 gene encoding bZIP transcription factor 1-B isoform X1, producing MGGSETDCKGAKTSATQEQPPAASSSPGAAVYPDWSGFQAYSPVLPHGFFHSPVVSSPQSHPYMWGAQHLMPHYGTPPPPYVMYPHGIYAHPSMPPGSHPFSPYAMTPPNGNAEACGSVPASTGGDAKSSEGKERNPIQRSKGSLGSLNMITGKNNNELDKGAANGVFSRSGDSESEGSSEGSDTNSHNDSEPKTGDGQGPLDETSLNGTSGVITAPSHQMVPIMPMLAAGVPAAVAGPTTNLNIGMDYWVAPTPSVIPPVRGKVPATTNAGATIPGTLVGSSEKVPSEIWLQDERELKRQRRKQSNRESARRSRLRKQAEYEELAQRVEVLKEENTALRAEVDRIKKEYDELLSQNTALQKKIEENTKEDAIVEMNRQQAEDKNLDSDPQAGQLDGKHSGH